One genomic segment of Nonomuraea coxensis DSM 45129 includes these proteins:
- a CDS encoding xylan 1,4-beta-xylosidase — MAANSGKTMWRRPAGAFAAAALAMIVAACGTGGTGPDAGQPTSGASPESSAAQQAGASKPPAVDPGWPRWGFTHTGTSANNITPRFEQTVARSLSQTPMLQNQHIMGFGALNPQPRRQEYFWEDLDSRTGFIKASGGTQIITLCCAPDWMKGGPEGPTSEEGWAEHLEDAPYPQHFDDFAKLAATVAERYRDVEYFMVWNEFKGFWKDHSKPADYKGYTQLYNKVYDAVKAVRPDAKVGGPYLGFDSNKTGRSELRGDWGVINQNVLDAFDYWYEHKKGADFIVVDGASPTDAHELLPDEFGALSKFGAVTTWLREKTGDMPIWWSEWYFQPEDGTTWPEGKRLAVQAASMMEFARSGAATALYWNPQTKDAGCNGCLWDPRTGAPTATQRLVENFVKWFPAGAKLDEVGSSDPKVRVLAQPEQLLLVNTSDARASTEVDGETYDLKPYEIRWSSR; from the coding sequence GTGGCAGCGAACAGCGGGAAGACAATGTGGAGGCGGCCCGCGGGGGCGTTCGCCGCGGCCGCGCTGGCGATGATCGTGGCCGCGTGCGGCACGGGCGGCACCGGCCCTGACGCCGGGCAGCCCACGTCGGGGGCGAGCCCCGAGTCGAGCGCGGCGCAGCAGGCCGGCGCGTCCAAGCCGCCGGCCGTGGACCCCGGCTGGCCGCGCTGGGGCTTCACCCACACCGGCACCAGCGCCAACAACATCACCCCGCGCTTCGAGCAGACCGTCGCCCGCTCGCTCTCGCAGACCCCCATGCTGCAGAACCAGCACATCATGGGCTTCGGCGCGCTCAACCCGCAGCCCCGCCGCCAGGAGTACTTCTGGGAGGACCTCGACAGCCGGACGGGCTTCATCAAGGCGTCCGGAGGCACCCAGATCATCACCCTCTGCTGCGCCCCCGACTGGATGAAGGGCGGTCCCGAGGGCCCGACCTCCGAGGAGGGCTGGGCCGAGCACCTGGAGGACGCCCCCTACCCCCAGCACTTCGACGACTTCGCCAAGCTGGCCGCCACGGTCGCCGAGCGCTACCGCGACGTCGAGTACTTCATGGTCTGGAACGAGTTCAAGGGCTTCTGGAAGGACCACTCCAAGCCCGCCGACTACAAGGGCTACACGCAGCTCTACAACAAGGTCTACGACGCGGTGAAGGCGGTCCGCCCCGACGCCAAGGTCGGCGGCCCCTACCTCGGCTTCGACAGCAACAAGACCGGCCGCTCCGAGCTGCGCGGCGACTGGGGCGTGATCAACCAGAACGTCCTCGACGCCTTCGACTACTGGTACGAGCACAAGAAGGGCGCCGACTTCATCGTCGTGGACGGCGCCTCCCCCACCGACGCCCACGAGCTGCTGCCCGACGAGTTCGGCGCGCTGAGCAAGTTCGGCGCGGTCACCACCTGGCTGCGCGAGAAGACGGGCGACATGCCGATCTGGTGGTCGGAGTGGTACTTCCAGCCCGAGGACGGCACCACCTGGCCCGAGGGCAAACGCCTGGCCGTGCAGGCCGCCTCGATGATGGAGTTCGCGCGCAGCGGCGCCGCCACCGCCCTCTACTGGAACCCGCAGACCAAGGACGCCGGCTGCAACGGCTGCCTGTGGGACCCGCGCACCGGCGCGCCGACCGCCACGCAGCGGCTCGTCGAGAACTTCGTGAAGTGGTTCCCCGCCGGGGCGAAGCTGGACGAGGTCGGCTCCTCCGACCCGAAGGTCCGGGTGCTGGCCCAGCCGGAGCAGCTGCTGCTGGTCAACACCTCCGACGCGCGGGCGTCCACGGAGGTGGACGGCGAGACGTACGACCTGAAGCCGTACGAGATCAGGTGGAGCTCCCGCTGA
- a CDS encoding endonuclease/exonuclease/phosphatase family protein, with protein MLTQEVASGAAARSRPVRRWAGRLAVAVSVLFAAGTAVRLGGLESGVLLVPLVSFTPYFALAALLTLGLAVAVRSRAATAVMLAVCVCLAWCVVPRAVAGAAPAEGRPLRLLTANLNGGRADAETIVGLVRAHDVDVLSLQELTFSAQERLRAAGLESLLPHHVARPATWGPVGSGLYARYPLRERTGLFQPVGHHMPVAEVALPGGRAVEVVVVHPVAPVPSTVPEWHAGVATLPPAPSSGPPRVLAGDFNATLDHAVFRGLLDTGYTDAAAATGQGLVPTWPMRRLPPLVAIDHVLTDGRAGAVAVRIHDLPGSDHRALFADLRVRG; from the coding sequence GTGTTAACGCAAGAGGTGGCGAGCGGTGCCGCCGCGCGGTCCAGGCCCGTGCGGCGGTGGGCGGGGCGGCTGGCCGTGGCGGTGTCCGTGCTGTTCGCGGCGGGGACGGCCGTGCGGCTCGGCGGCCTGGAGTCCGGGGTGCTATTGGTGCCGCTGGTCTCGTTCACGCCGTACTTCGCGCTCGCCGCGCTGCTGACGCTGGGGCTGGCGGTCGCCGTCAGGAGCAGGGCGGCGACCGCCGTCATGCTGGCCGTGTGCGTCTGCCTGGCCTGGTGCGTCGTCCCGCGCGCCGTCGCGGGCGCCGCGCCCGCGGAGGGGCGGCCGCTCCGGCTGCTGACGGCCAACCTCAACGGCGGCCGGGCCGACGCGGAGACGATCGTCGGCCTGGTCCGCGCCCATGACGTGGACGTGCTGAGCCTCCAGGAGCTCACCTTCTCCGCGCAGGAGCGGCTGCGGGCGGCCGGGCTGGAGAGCCTGCTGCCGCACCACGTGGCCAGGCCGGCGACGTGGGGGCCCGTGGGCAGCGGCCTGTACGCCCGCTACCCGCTGCGCGAGCGCACCGGGCTGTTCCAGCCGGTCGGGCACCACATGCCGGTGGCCGAGGTGGCGCTGCCCGGCGGCCGGGCGGTCGAGGTGGTCGTCGTGCACCCGGTCGCGCCGGTGCCCTCGACGGTCCCCGAGTGGCACGCCGGGGTGGCCACGCTGCCGCCCGCGCCGTCCAGCGGGCCGCCGCGCGTCCTGGCCGGCGACTTCAACGCGACGCTGGACCATGCCGTGTTCCGCGGCCTGCTGGACACCGGCTACACCGACGCCGCGGCGGCCACCGGCCAGGGGCTCGTGCCGACCTGGCCGATGCGCCGGCTCCCACCGCTCGTGGCCATCGACCACGTGCTCACCGACGGCCGCGCGGGGGCGGTCGCCGTACGGATCCACGACCTGCCGGGCTCCGACCACCGGGCGCTCTTCGCGGACCTGCGGGTGCGCGGATGA
- a CDS encoding amidohydrolase family protein: MSERNEAGAGRPVLLRGGTVLPMEGTRTVLEDTDVLVTGDRIAEVGPGLRAPEDALVIDATGGIVMPGMIDTHRHMWQTALRGYGADWTLTQYFVWFYLEHGKLFRPQDVHAGNVLAAIEALDAGVTTVVDWSHGLRTVEHADAAVDALRSVPGRYVLAYGNIQQPPAEWTTAPEFRDFVRRRITGDDLLGFQLAFDVLGDPAFPEKAAFEVARELGVPVTTHAGVWGATSDEGIRLMHEHGFMTPETIYVHAASLSADSYHRIAATGGSVSVSTESEQSAGQGYPPTWALRAHGIPVSLSMDTSVWWSGDLFSAMRATLGADRSREHLEAHTKGETVTHAGLRADQVVEWATRGGARALGRDDLGVVAAGKKADLVLIKNDRSPVSFPVLNPFGHVAFQAQRGDVHTVLVNGRVVKHEHELVGVDLAAARRQVEDTVSYLRAEMGEEAWRQGMNPDIPETKILDNPYTYTDYRSDATHRR, encoded by the coding sequence ATGAGCGAGCGGAACGAAGCCGGGGCCGGACGGCCCGTACTGCTGCGCGGCGGCACCGTGCTGCCGATGGAGGGCACCCGCACGGTGCTGGAGGACACCGACGTCCTGGTGACCGGCGACCGCATCGCCGAGGTCGGCCCCGGCCTGCGGGCGCCGGAGGACGCCCTGGTCATCGACGCCACCGGCGGCATCGTGATGCCCGGCATGATCGACACCCACCGGCACATGTGGCAGACCGCGCTGCGCGGCTACGGCGCCGACTGGACGCTCACCCAGTACTTCGTCTGGTTCTACCTGGAGCACGGCAAGCTGTTCCGGCCGCAGGACGTGCACGCGGGCAACGTGCTGGCCGCGATCGAGGCGCTGGACGCCGGCGTCACCACCGTCGTCGACTGGTCGCACGGGCTGCGCACGGTGGAGCACGCCGACGCCGCCGTGGACGCGCTGCGCTCGGTGCCGGGCCGCTACGTGCTCGCCTACGGCAACATCCAGCAGCCGCCCGCCGAGTGGACCACCGCCCCCGAGTTCCGCGACTTCGTCCGCCGCCGGATCACCGGCGACGACCTGCTGGGCTTCCAGCTCGCCTTCGACGTGCTGGGCGACCCGGCCTTCCCGGAGAAGGCCGCCTTCGAGGTGGCCCGCGAGCTCGGCGTCCCGGTCACCACCCACGCCGGGGTGTGGGGCGCGACCAGCGACGAGGGCATCAGGCTCATGCACGAGCACGGCTTCATGACCCCTGAGACGATCTACGTGCACGCGGCCTCGCTGTCGGCCGACTCCTACCACCGCATCGCGGCCACCGGCGGCTCGGTGTCGGTCTCGACGGAGAGCGAGCAGAGCGCCGGCCAGGGGTACCCGCCCACGTGGGCGCTGCGCGCGCACGGCATCCCCGTCTCGCTGTCCATGGACACCAGCGTGTGGTGGAGCGGCGACCTGTTCTCCGCCATGCGCGCCACGCTCGGCGCCGACCGCTCGCGCGAGCACCTGGAGGCGCACACCAAGGGCGAGACCGTCACGCACGCCGGGCTCCGCGCCGACCAGGTCGTGGAGTGGGCGACCAGGGGCGGCGCCCGCGCGCTCGGCCGCGACGACCTCGGCGTGGTGGCCGCGGGCAAGAAGGCCGACCTCGTGCTGATCAAGAACGACCGCTCGCCGGTGTCGTTCCCGGTGCTCAACCCGTTCGGGCACGTGGCGTTCCAGGCGCAGCGCGGCGACGTGCACACCGTCCTGGTGAACGGGCGGGTGGTCAAGCACGAGCACGAGCTGGTCGGCGTCGACCTCGCCGCCGCCCGCCGCCAGGTCGAGGACACCGTCTCCTACCTGCGGGCCGAGATGGGCGAGGAGGCGTGGCGGCAGGGGATGAACCCGGACATCCCGGAGACGAAGATCCTCGACAACCCGTACACGTACACGGACTACCGCAGCGACGCCACCCACCGCCGCTGA
- a CDS encoding CaiB/BaiF CoA transferase family protein — protein MVDDGGGPLKGVLVADFSRVLAGPYATMLLADLGADVVKVEGPQGDDTRSWTPPVRGEVSTYYLGVNRGKRSVALDLRDPGDAAAARELARRADVLIENFRPGGLAKYGLDFAAVRAANPGVVYASISGFGSGPGARVPGYDLMVQAMSGLMSLTGEPGGPPYRAGISVFDVMAGNHAVIGILAALRHREATGEGQHVEVNLLSSALTGLVNHSSAYVAGGVVPYRMGNAHPSVFPYEPLPTADDDLIVAAANDGQFRKLCEVLGIPETADDPRFARNADRTARREELRPILVAALAAKGAVEWFELLVEAGVPSGPIQTIDGGFAMAERFGLDPVVEVGEGERAVPTTRHPIRFSATPARYALPPPELDEHGAELREWLAGPDRPLGGESA, from the coding sequence ATGGTGGACGACGGGGGCGGGCCGCTCAAGGGCGTGCTGGTGGCCGACTTCTCCCGCGTCCTGGCCGGACCCTACGCCACGATGCTGCTGGCCGACCTGGGCGCCGACGTCGTCAAGGTCGAGGGCCCCCAGGGCGACGACACCCGGAGCTGGACGCCGCCCGTGCGCGGCGAGGTCTCGACGTACTATCTCGGCGTCAACCGCGGCAAGCGCTCCGTCGCGCTCGACCTGCGCGACCCCGGCGACGCCGCCGCGGCCCGCGAGCTGGCCCGGCGCGCCGACGTCCTGATCGAGAACTTCCGGCCGGGCGGCCTGGCGAAGTACGGCCTCGACTTCGCCGCCGTACGGGCCGCCAACCCCGGCGTCGTGTACGCCTCCATCAGCGGCTTCGGCTCCGGCCCCGGCGCCCGCGTGCCCGGCTACGACCTCATGGTGCAGGCCATGTCCGGCCTGATGAGCCTGACCGGCGAGCCCGGCGGGCCGCCCTACCGGGCCGGGATCTCCGTTTTCGACGTCATGGCGGGCAACCACGCGGTGATCGGCATCCTGGCCGCGCTCCGCCACCGCGAGGCCACGGGGGAGGGGCAGCACGTCGAGGTCAACCTGCTGTCCTCGGCGCTCACCGGGCTGGTCAACCACAGCTCCGCGTACGTGGCGGGCGGCGTCGTGCCGTACCGGATGGGCAACGCGCACCCGAGCGTGTTCCCGTACGAGCCGCTGCCGACCGCCGACGACGACCTCATCGTCGCCGCCGCCAACGACGGCCAGTTCAGGAAGCTGTGCGAGGTGCTCGGCATCCCGGAGACCGCCGACGACCCGCGCTTCGCCCGCAACGCCGACCGCACCGCCCGCCGCGAGGAGCTCCGGCCGATCCTGGTGGCGGCGCTGGCCGCCAAGGGCGCGGTCGAGTGGTTCGAGCTGCTGGTCGAGGCCGGGGTGCCGAGCGGGCCCATCCAGACCATCGACGGCGGCTTCGCCATGGCCGAGCGGTTCGGGCTGGACCCGGTCGTCGAGGTGGGCGAGGGCGAGCGGGCGGTGCCGACCACCCGTCACCCCATCCGCTTCTCCGCCACGCCCGCGCGCTACGCGCTGCCGCCGCCCGAGCTCGACGAGCACGGCGCGGAGCTGCGCGAGTGGCTCGCCGGCCCGGACCGGCCGCTCGGAGGGGAGAGCGCGTGA
- a CDS encoding citryl-CoA lyase has translation MSERDYPTALGASSPTTITLLGQDLAEDVMGHVGFGELAFWLAAQRRPTAGEARVFEAVLAALADHGFTPTAIVTRLTYLSAPDSVQGALAAGLLGGGSRFLGVTEDCGRFLAGVLRACEGPLPADDAGWDALALETVRARRERRELIPGLGHHVHKDGDPRTPRLFAIAAEEGLVGPHLSLFAAVGRVHPQVLGRTLPLNGAGVCGAALADLGLPLELLRAFALLARTAGLIGQLAEELRHPVANDIFLSVDLNNRSIPPEPYADGGLHG, from the coding sequence GTGAGCGAGCGCGACTATCCGACGGCGCTCGGGGCGTCGTCCCCGACGACGATCACCCTGCTCGGGCAGGACCTCGCCGAGGACGTCATGGGCCACGTGGGCTTCGGCGAGCTGGCGTTCTGGCTGGCCGCCCAGCGCCGGCCCACGGCGGGCGAGGCCCGCGTGTTCGAGGCGGTGCTCGCCGCGCTGGCCGACCACGGGTTCACGCCGACCGCGATCGTGACGCGGCTGACGTACCTGTCGGCGCCGGACTCGGTGCAGGGGGCGCTGGCGGCCGGGCTGCTCGGCGGCGGCTCGCGCTTCCTCGGCGTCACCGAGGACTGCGGCCGGTTCCTCGCCGGCGTGCTGCGCGCGTGCGAAGGGCCGCTGCCGGCCGACGACGCCGGCTGGGACGCGCTCGCCCTGGAGACCGTACGCGCCCGCAGGGAGCGCCGCGAGCTCATCCCCGGCCTCGGCCACCACGTGCACAAGGACGGCGACCCGCGCACGCCCCGGCTGTTCGCCATCGCCGCCGAGGAGGGCCTGGTCGGCCCGCACCTGTCGCTGTTCGCCGCCGTCGGCCGGGTCCACCCCCAGGTGCTCGGCAGGACGCTGCCGCTGAACGGCGCCGGGGTGTGCGGCGCCGCCCTCGCCGACCTCGGACTGCCGCTGGAGCTGCTACGCGCCTTCGCCCTGCTGGCGCGGACCGCCGGGCTCATCGGGCAGCTCGCCGAGGAGCTGCGCCACCCCGTGGCCAACGACATCTTCCTGTCCGTGGACCTCAACAACCGGTCCATCCCCCCCGAGCCGTACGCCGACGGAGGTCTGCATGGCTGA